A genomic region of Maridesulfovibrio bastinii DSM 16055 contains the following coding sequences:
- the nifU gene encoding Fe-S cluster assembly protein NifU has product MWEYTEKVTEHFLNPKNVGKIEDADAVGEVGSLSCGDALRLFLKIGEGERIEDAKFQTFGCASAIASSSVLTEMIKGMTLDEAAKVTNKDIAEKLGGLPKEKMHCSVMGQEALEDAIRNYRGEEAAPAPEGEIVCKCFGVTDVLIRRAVEENNLTTVEEVTNYTKAGGACGDCHEKIAQIIAEVRGCAAPEVSKSDEKAPMTNIQRMQLVTKIIDNEIRPALKKDGGDIELIDINGTEVTVSLRGACVGCPSSHITLKNLVERRLKETVEEAITVKEV; this is encoded by the coding sequence ATGTGGGAATATACTGAAAAGGTAACAGAACATTTTCTTAACCCTAAGAATGTCGGTAAAATTGAAGATGCCGATGCCGTAGGAGAAGTCGGATCGCTTTCATGCGGTGACGCTCTGCGTTTGTTTCTGAAGATAGGTGAAGGAGAACGTATTGAAGATGCCAAGTTTCAGACTTTTGGCTGTGCGAGTGCCATTGCTTCAAGCTCTGTATTAACAGAAATGATTAAGGGCATGACTCTTGATGAAGCCGCAAAAGTGACTAACAAGGACATTGCTGAAAAGCTTGGTGGTCTCCCCAAGGAAAAGATGCACTGTTCCGTCATGGGGCAGGAAGCTTTGGAAGACGCTATAAGAAATTACCGCGGTGAAGAAGCGGCCCCCGCTCCTGAAGGCGAAATTGTCTGTAAGTGTTTTGGCGTTACGGACGTGCTTATTCGCAGGGCTGTTGAAGAGAACAATCTTACAACAGTAGAAGAAGTGACCAATTATACCAAGGCTGGTGGAGCATGTGGTGATTGTCACGAGAAGATAGCTCAAATTATCGCTGAAGTCAGAGGCTGCGCTGCTCCTGAAGTTTCAAAGTCCGATGAAAAGGCCCCGATGACCAATATTCAGCGCATGCAGCTTGTTACAAAGATCATTGATAATGAAATTCGTCCGGCTCTCAAGAAGGACGGCGGTGACATTGAGCTGATCGATATAAATGGTACCGAAGTAACTGTTTCTCTGCGTGGAGCCTGTGTTGGCTGTCCTTCAAGCCATATAACTCTCAAGAATCTTGTAGAGCGCAGACTGAAGGAAACTGTAGAAGAAGCAATTACTGTAAAGGAAGTGTAG
- the nifS gene encoding cysteine desulfurase NifS, whose product MTPIYFDNNATTMVAPEVRDAIIPLLNDEYGNPSSMHNLGERSGRLLAEARGKVATALGCSPDEIIFTSCGTEGDNTAIHSALQSHPEKKHFITTKVEHPAVLNVANHLERSGYDVTYLGVDNLGRLDLDELRAAIRPDTALISVMYANNETGVVFPIKEIAEIAREHGVPVHTDAVQAVGKIDINLAELPVDYLVFSGHKIHAPKGVGVLFVRRTAQFRPFLLGGHQERGRRGGTENLPGIVGLGKAIELAKAGIEEENTRVRAMRDRLEKGLMDAIPDAIVNGDPENRLPNTLSIAFKYIEGEAMLLMMNQFGICASSGSACTSGSLEPSHVLRAMGIPFTFSHGSLRFSLSVYNTEEEVDTVLKELPPIIERLRAMSPFREGDEGLDWVEKHSHD is encoded by the coding sequence ATGACCCCGATATATTTTGACAACAATGCGACAACAATGGTTGCCCCGGAAGTTCGTGATGCCATTATTCCTCTTTTGAATGATGAATACGGTAATCCCTCAAGTATGCATAATCTTGGTGAACGTTCAGGCAGACTGCTTGCCGAGGCCAGAGGGAAAGTTGCCACAGCTCTGGGTTGCAGCCCTGATGAAATAATTTTTACCTCATGCGGCACCGAGGGTGATAATACTGCAATTCATTCTGCTTTGCAGTCCCATCCTGAAAAGAAGCATTTCATAACTACAAAGGTTGAGCATCCTGCGGTACTCAATGTTGCCAACCATCTTGAGCGCAGTGGGTATGATGTTACCTACCTTGGTGTAGACAATCTGGGACGTCTGGATCTTGATGAGCTTCGGGCAGCAATACGGCCGGATACCGCGCTTATTTCTGTGATGTATGCCAATAATGAAACCGGAGTTGTGTTCCCCATAAAAGAGATTGCGGAAATAGCTCGCGAGCACGGAGTTCCGGTTCATACTGATGCTGTTCAGGCCGTTGGAAAGATAGATATCAATCTTGCGGAGCTGCCGGTGGACTATCTGGTATTCTCCGGACACAAAATTCATGCTCCCAAGGGAGTAGGTGTCCTTTTTGTCCGCCGTACAGCACAGTTCAGACCGTTTCTCCTTGGCGGACATCAGGAAAGGGGACGCCGTGGCGGCACTGAAAATCTGCCCGGTATTGTCGGCCTCGGGAAAGCCATCGAGCTGGCCAAAGCCGGTATAGAGGAAGAAAACACCCGAGTACGCGCTATGCGTGACCGCCTTGAAAAAGGGCTGATGGATGCTATTCCTGACGCGATTGTAAATGGTGACCCCGAAAACAGGCTGCCCAATACCTTGAGCATCGCTTTCAAATATATTGAAGGTGAAGCCATGCTGCTTATGATGAACCAGTTCGGCATCTGTGCCAGCTCCGGCTCGGCATGTACTTCCGGTAGTCTTGAACCTTCACATGTTCTAAGGGCCATGGGCATACCTTTTACTTTTTCACACGGTTCATTGCGTTTTTCGCTTTCCGTGTACAATACGGAAGAAGAAGTTGATACCGTGCTTAAAGAGCTGCCGCCGATTATTGAAAGACTTAGAGCTATGTCTCCTTTCAGAGAAGGTGACGAAGGTCTGGACTGGGTTGAAAAACATTCGCATGATTAA
- the cysK gene encoding cysteine synthase A, which translates to MNIHESMVELVGKTPLVRLNSVSKDCAADIVAKIEFFNPCSSVKDRIGVSMIEEAEKKGLIDSDTLIIEPTSGNTGVGLAFVCATRGYRLVLTMPESMSQERRDLLKAFGAEIVLTPASEGMTGAVEKAKKMAAENEKSFLPLQFDNPANPEAHRKTTVKEIWEDTDGKVDIFVCGVGTGGTITGVGEELKKLKPEVSVVAVEPSKSPVLSGGKSGPHGLQGIGAGFVPKVLNTEILDEVFQVDDEDALKMSRRLAREEGILCGISAGAAAHAAVEIGKRPENKDKVIVFIVPDTGERYLSTALFKG; encoded by the coding sequence ATGAATATACATGAATCAATGGTGGAGCTTGTCGGAAAGACTCCTCTCGTCCGTTTGAACAGTGTAAGCAAGGATTGCGCAGCAGATATTGTTGCAAAAATAGAATTTTTCAATCCGTGTTCTTCGGTAAAAGACCGTATCGGTGTTTCCATGATCGAGGAAGCCGAGAAGAAAGGGCTCATAGACAGTGATACTCTGATCATAGAGCCAACCAGCGGTAATACCGGAGTGGGACTTGCTTTTGTATGTGCCACCAGAGGGTATCGCCTTGTATTGACCATGCCTGAAAGCATGAGTCAGGAAAGGCGTGATCTGCTGAAAGCTTTCGGAGCTGAAATTGTTCTTACACCAGCGTCAGAAGGTATGACCGGGGCTGTTGAAAAAGCTAAAAAAATGGCTGCTGAGAATGAAAAATCTTTTCTCCCGCTACAGTTTGATAATCCTGCCAATCCTGAAGCCCATCGTAAAACTACTGTAAAAGAAATATGGGAAGATACTGACGGAAAAGTTGATATCTTTGTCTGCGGAGTCGGAACCGGAGGCACTATTACCGGAGTTGGTGAAGAGCTTAAAAAACTTAAGCCTGAGGTCAGTGTTGTCGCTGTTGAACCTTCAAAATCGCCTGTTTTATCAGGTGGTAAATCCGGACCGCACGGCCTTCAGGGTATTGGCGCCGGATTTGTTCCAAAAGTTCTTAACACAGAAATTCTGGATGAAGTCTTTCAGGTTGACGATGAAGACGCTCTGAAAATGTCTCGCAGACTTGCGCGTGAGGAGGGCATCCTCTGTGGTATTTCCGCCGGAGCCGCGGCCCATGCTGCTGTGGAGATAGGAAAACGCCCTGAAAATAAAGATAAAGTGATTGTTTTCATCGTTCCTGATACCGGTGAAAGGTATTTGAGCACAGCTCTTTTTAAAGGGTAG
- the epsC gene encoding serine O-acetyltransferase EpsC: protein MIKRYTNETLSDVVNALCEESSYQAVFHMPGHEWPMPSLEALSEVVERLRSVLFPGYFGNSEIKPETMNYHIGTSLDIVYRLLVEQIMRGRCFFCDASDRECDRCEIEARDLATSFIATLPEIRRLLATDVRAAFVGDPAAKSPGETIFCYPSITALTHHRIAHELYKLGVELIPRIIGEMAHSKTGIDIHPGATIGEHFFIDHGTGTVIGETSIIGRNVRLYQGVTLGAKSFPEDDSGKLIKGIPRHPIVEDDVTVYSGATILGRVTIGKGATVGGNVWVTEDIPAGSRITQQQ, encoded by the coding sequence ATGATTAAAAGATATACCAATGAAACCCTGTCCGATGTAGTGAACGCTCTGTGTGAAGAGTCTTCATATCAGGCTGTCTTTCACATGCCCGGACATGAATGGCCCATGCCTTCGCTTGAAGCGTTGAGTGAAGTTGTGGAGCGTTTGCGGTCGGTCCTTTTTCCGGGGTATTTCGGCAATTCTGAAATAAAGCCGGAAACCATGAATTATCATATCGGCACCAGCCTTGATATTGTTTACAGGCTTCTTGTTGAGCAGATAATGCGCGGACGTTGTTTTTTCTGTGACGCAAGTGATAGAGAATGTGACAGATGCGAAATTGAAGCCCGTGATCTGGCAACCAGTTTCATTGCTACACTGCCGGAAATCCGCAGGCTTCTTGCAACCGATGTCCGGGCAGCTTTTGTGGGCGATCCTGCCGCTAAAAGTCCCGGTGAGACCATTTTCTGTTATCCGAGCATAACCGCTCTCACTCATCACCGTATCGCCCATGAACTTTATAAACTCGGTGTTGAGCTTATCCCCCGTATTATCGGTGAAATGGCCCACTCCAAAACAGGTATTGATATTCATCCCGGTGCGACAATCGGTGAACATTTCTTTATCGACCACGGAACCGGAACCGTTATTGGTGAAACTTCAATAATCGGGCGTAATGTCCGTTTGTATCAGGGTGTAACTCTCGGGGCTAAAAGTTTTCCAGAGGACGATTCAGGTAAGCTTATAAAAGGTATTCCCCGTCATCCTATTGTTGAAGATGACGTTACCGTATACTCAGGGGCAACTATTCTCGGCAGAGTAACTATCGGGAAGGGGGCAACTGTAGGCGGTAATGTCTGGGTGACTGAGGATATTCCCGCAGGGTCCAGAATAACTCAGCAGCAGTAG
- a CDS encoding tRNA (adenine-N1)-methyltransferase: MLDSGELVQLISPKGKRYLRIVKEGNDLHTNDGMITMEAIAAAGYGKIVKTHLGRQYKILKPTVYDLIKGVKRQTQIMYPKEIGYLLLKLGVGPGARVIESGSGSGGLTVALAYYVGDTGKVYTHERRPEFYKLVTRNLKWAGLEDRVEQFNLDIEDGFQATGADALFLDVRTPWDYLHHISAAVIPGAMCGFLLPTTNQVSDLIRGLENGPFEDIEVVEILVRRYKPVADRLRPEDRMVAHTGFLVFARCIEPYVEEETENESPAETTEETTDSADVLPESETVAETKEIQTEDAQAEDVKIEEQDSTDNQ, encoded by the coding sequence ATGCTCGACTCCGGAGAACTGGTACAGCTCATCAGTCCCAAGGGCAAGCGTTATTTACGCATTGTCAAAGAAGGCAACGACCTTCACACCAACGACGGTATGATAACTATGGAAGCAATTGCCGCCGCTGGGTACGGTAAAATAGTAAAAACCCACCTCGGTCGCCAATATAAAATTCTTAAACCCACTGTGTACGATCTTATCAAAGGCGTCAAACGCCAGACCCAGATCATGTACCCTAAAGAAATCGGTTATCTTCTGCTTAAACTCGGAGTAGGTCCGGGAGCAAGAGTTATTGAATCCGGTTCAGGATCAGGCGGACTCACCGTTGCACTGGCATATTATGTCGGTGACACTGGTAAAGTCTACACACATGAAAGACGCCCTGAATTTTACAAGCTGGTGACCCGCAACCTGAAATGGGCCGGTCTTGAAGACCGTGTTGAACAGTTCAATCTCGATATTGAAGACGGATTTCAGGCTACAGGCGCGGATGCTCTTTTCCTTGATGTCCGTACTCCGTGGGACTATCTGCACCACATTTCGGCAGCGGTTATTCCCGGTGCAATGTGCGGATTCCTCCTGCCCACAACCAATCAGGTCAGCGATCTTATCCGCGGACTGGAAAACGGTCCTTTTGAAGATATAGAAGTAGTGGAGATTCTTGTCCGCCGCTATAAGCCTGTTGCAGACCGGCTTCGCCCTGAAGACCGTATGGTTGCTCACACAGGATTTCTGGTTTTTGCCCGCTGCATAGAACCCTATGTTGAGGAAGAAACAGAAAACGAATCCCCTGCGGAAACAACTGAAGAGACCACAGACTCAGCTGACGTTTTGCCGGAAAGTGAAACTGTTGCCGAAACTAAAGAAATCCAAACAGAAGATGCTCAGGCTGAAGATGTTAAAATAGAAGAGCAGGATTCGACAGACAACCAGTAA
- a CDS encoding radical SAM protein: MSYKYVFGPVMSGRLGLSLGLDLLGDRVCSMDCVYCEVGKTSNLTSERRPYVRAAEILDELENWKNEKHELPDVVTLGGLGEPTLNSEMSEVIRGVKKLFPSIPVAVLTNATTMTDPGVRRELAEVDVILPSMDSLVPSEFRAVNRPCAGTDPVEVAEALIEFRKEFKGKIFLEVLLAEGYNDSLQNLELMADFRKRLRPDRVDVVTLTRPGTLENSRPVKKEVMELWKKELDAAPKKERDCGSGEKAEKRSGTVSSQNNGGDADAYDRIQASLTRRPQTAAQLEQALGISNEEVREVLIRLKQGGNLMERSGSGDIFYSMKP, encoded by the coding sequence ATGAGTTATAAGTATGTATTCGGTCCGGTAATGTCCGGCAGGCTGGGACTTTCACTCGGGCTTGATCTCCTTGGAGACAGAGTCTGTTCGATGGATTGTGTTTATTGTGAGGTGGGCAAAACCAGTAATCTAACTTCCGAGCGCAGACCTTATGTACGCGCTGCTGAAATTCTGGATGAATTGGAAAACTGGAAGAATGAAAAACACGAGTTGCCGGATGTGGTGACTCTGGGCGGACTTGGTGAACCTACCCTTAATTCCGAAATGTCGGAAGTTATAAGGGGTGTGAAAAAACTTTTCCCGTCGATACCGGTAGCGGTTTTAACTAATGCTACCACGATGACGGACCCCGGCGTTCGCAGGGAACTTGCGGAAGTGGATGTAATCCTTCCGTCAATGGATTCTCTGGTTCCGTCGGAATTCAGAGCTGTAAACAGGCCATGTGCGGGAACAGATCCCGTTGAAGTGGCGGAGGCTCTGATCGAATTCCGAAAGGAATTCAAAGGCAAAATCTTTCTGGAAGTGCTTCTGGCTGAGGGCTATAATGATTCATTGCAAAACCTTGAACTTATGGCTGATTTTCGTAAAAGACTCAGACCTGACCGCGTAGATGTGGTCACTCTCACGCGCCCCGGAACTCTTGAAAACTCCAGACCAGTAAAAAAGGAAGTCATGGAGCTTTGGAAGAAGGAACTCGATGCCGCGCCCAAAAAGGAAAGGGATTGCGGTTCCGGAGAGAAAGCAGAGAAGAGAAGCGGCACGGTATCATCACAAAATAATGGTGGGGATGCCGATGCCTATGACCGGATTCAGGCTTCTTTAACGCGCAGGCCGCAAACAGCGGCGCAGCTTGAGCAGGCTCTTGGCATTTCAAATGAAGAAGTGCGGGAAGTCCTTATCAGGCTGAAGCAGGGCGGAAATTTGATGGAACGATCCGGCAGCGGTGATATTTTTTACAGTATGAAACCGTGA
- a CDS encoding Rne/Rng family ribonuclease, with protein MTPKKKKEKMFISVLPNEQVEVALTVEGQIVEYYVEMLHQAKTKGNIYKGYIHNIDTALQAAFINYGAERNGFLQVDEVHPEYYQGAYKLKPGQRFPLLQKVLKPGQEILVQVVKEPTGKKGAFLSSYLSLPGRYFVLTPGREQVGISRKIDEEKERGRLKDIIDQVSHHDGIGLIVRTASQGQSKTSLTRDFKFLNRLWTDVRLKALDAEAPSLVYEEMDLAARSVRDYLSSDVAEIWIDDKKTAETIKRLAAMSFPRKTNLVKFHADADKTLWERFNLVRQIEQIYSREVVLPSGGRLVFDQTEALTAIDINSGKIGGERNFKEMALKTNIESAEMIARQLKLRDLGGQVVIDFIEMKDSKHCREVEKTMRAALKNDRARTDVGRISRFGLMELVRQRLGSSAIAVSTEPCPVCEGTGIRRNMEWQSMQALKEIYRQLRRASCPDVFVYEAKKELAIYLLNNKRELIMDFEKMFKKSVQIETIADD; from the coding sequence ATGACACCTAAAAAGAAAAAAGAGAAAATGTTTATCAGCGTGCTTCCCAATGAGCAGGTGGAAGTTGCGTTGACTGTTGAAGGCCAGATTGTGGAGTATTATGTTGAAATGCTCCATCAGGCTAAGACCAAAGGAAATATTTACAAAGGTTATATCCACAACATAGATACGGCCCTGCAGGCCGCCTTCATCAATTATGGCGCAGAACGTAATGGTTTTCTGCAGGTTGATGAAGTGCATCCTGAATATTATCAGGGTGCGTACAAACTTAAGCCGGGACAGCGTTTTCCCCTGTTGCAGAAAGTTCTAAAACCGGGACAGGAAATTCTTGTTCAGGTTGTTAAAGAACCCACAGGAAAGAAAGGTGCTTTTCTGTCTTCATATCTTTCACTCCCCGGACGTTACTTCGTACTGACTCCCGGCAGAGAGCAGGTCGGAATCTCCCGCAAAATTGACGAAGAAAAAGAACGCGGCCGTCTCAAAGATATTATTGATCAGGTCAGTCACCATGACGGTATCGGTCTTATCGTCAGAACCGCTAGTCAGGGCCAGAGCAAAACATCTCTTACCCGTGATTTTAAATTTCTGAACAGGCTCTGGACGGATGTAAGGCTCAAGGCTCTTGACGCCGAAGCTCCTTCACTCGTCTATGAGGAAATGGATCTGGCCGCACGCTCCGTCAGAGACTATCTTTCCTCTGATGTCGCTGAAATATGGATTGATGATAAAAAAACCGCAGAGACAATCAAACGTCTTGCAGCCATGTCCTTTCCCAGAAAGACCAATCTGGTAAAATTCCACGCTGATGCGGATAAGACCTTGTGGGAAAGATTCAACCTTGTCAGACAGATTGAGCAGATATACAGCCGTGAGGTTGTGCTGCCTTCCGGCGGACGTCTGGTATTTGACCAGACTGAGGCTCTCACCGCTATTGATATTAACTCCGGTAAAATTGGCGGAGAACGCAATTTCAAAGAAATGGCCTTAAAGACCAATATTGAAAGTGCTGAAATGATAGCCAGACAGCTTAAGCTCCGTGATCTTGGTGGACAGGTTGTTATAGATTTTATTGAGATGAAGGATTCCAAGCATTGCCGCGAAGTGGAAAAGACCATGCGTGCCGCACTTAAAAACGACCGTGCGAGAACAGATGTTGGCAGAATTTCACGCTTCGGGCTGATGGAACTTGTCAGACAGCGTCTGGGATCATCCGCAATTGCGGTTAGTACCGAACCATGTCCTGTCTGTGAAGGAACCGGTATCCGCCGGAATATGGAATGGCAGTCCATGCAGGCTTTGAAAGAAATCTACAGACAGCTGCGCAGAGCATCCTGTCCTGATGTTTTTGTTTATGAAGCTAAAAAAGAGCTAGCCATATATCTGCTGAACAATAAGCGTGAGCTGATAATGGACTTTGAAAAGATGTTCAAAAAAAGCGTGCAGATTGAGACCATAGCTGATGACTAA
- a CDS encoding epoxyqueuosine reductase QueH, with the protein MTKRILLHICCGPCAISTVRILQEQGFEVTGFYYNPNIHPLQEYVRRREALREVARIMDFKVIYKDDEYDSVKWFRNVSHREDNRCFYCYSGRLERAYSIAKRGKFDFFSSTLLYSKFQKHDEIKRLGYDIAGKGDTAFYYYDFREGWKEGIERSKEMGIYRQQYCGCLFSENERFQKELRNDS; encoded by the coding sequence ATGACTAAAAGAATTTTACTGCATATATGCTGCGGACCGTGCGCAATAAGCACTGTCCGCATTTTGCAGGAACAGGGATTTGAAGTTACCGGATTTTATTATAATCCGAATATACATCCGCTACAGGAGTATGTCCGCCGGCGCGAAGCTCTGCGCGAAGTTGCCCGGATTATGGATTTTAAAGTTATCTATAAAGATGACGAATATGATTCCGTAAAATGGTTCAGAAACGTTTCACACCGTGAGGACAACCGCTGCTTCTACTGCTATTCAGGTCGGCTTGAACGGGCCTACTCCATTGCCAAACGCGGTAAATTTGATTTTTTCAGCTCCACACTTCTTTACAGCAAGTTTCAGAAGCATGATGAAATTAAAAGACTTGGCTATGATATCGCCGGCAAAGGCGATACTGCGTTTTACTATTACGACTTTCGGGAAGGCTGGAAAGAAGGAATAGAACGTTCAAAAGAAATGGGTATTTATAGACAGCAGTATTGCGGGTGCCTGTTCAGTGAAAATGAAAGATTTCAAAAGGAATTGCGTAACGACAGCTGA
- a CDS encoding universal stress protein — protein sequence MEKHILICVSDDVAASFSMNFVARFFKTPCDVRMTLLFVTPRDADRSALAKGNGMLEKARTWFENRQFCDPGKIDLKTLPSHGDPAKMIVQEAHKELYDAVLIGRRNSSIFEELFDYSVSHRILWEEIGFPIWFCCTPSDGERSGVLLCVDNDEPSMRMADHVGFILNDNEGHDITLFHVDTGKAQTDADYIFTSAREILIANGVAEERIKQLSVRSNNVFKAIKNQSSKGGYAVVAVGRGQHRKSAREAFMPGSVSVKLLRSAEPETLWISK from the coding sequence ATGGAAAAGCATATTCTGATCTGTGTTTCCGATGATGTGGCAGCTTCTTTTTCTATGAATTTTGTGGCCCGTTTTTTCAAAACACCTTGTGATGTCAGGATGACATTACTTTTTGTCACTCCCAGGGATGCTGACAGGTCGGCTCTGGCAAAAGGCAATGGTATGCTTGAAAAAGCCCGCACCTGGTTTGAAAACAGACAGTTCTGTGATCCGGGCAAGATAGATCTCAAAACACTTCCTTCGCATGGTGATCCTGCCAAGATGATAGTGCAGGAAGCTCACAAAGAGCTTTATGATGCTGTTCTTATCGGTAGAAGGAATTCCTCTATTTTTGAAGAACTTTTTGATTACAGCGTAAGTCATAGAATCCTGTGGGAGGAAATAGGCTTTCCAATCTGGTTCTGCTGTACTCCTAGTGACGGCGAACGCTCCGGCGTGCTGCTCTGTGTTGATAATGACGAGCCTTCAATGCGTATGGCTGATCATGTCGGTTTTATTCTTAATGATAACGAAGGGCATGATATAACGCTTTTTCATGTTGATACCGGCAAGGCGCAGACTGATGCGGACTATATTTTTACAAGTGCCAGAGAAATTCTCATTGCCAATGGGGTTGCTGAAGAACGTATTAAGCAGCTTTCGGTTCGCAGTAACAACGTCTTCAAAGCAATTAAAAATCAGTCTTCTAAGGGTGGATATGCTGTTGTAGCAGTGGGAAGAGGGCAGCACCGTAAAAGTGCCAGAGAGGCGTTCATGCCGGGTTCTGTAAGCGTTAAGCTTTTACGCTCGGCTGAGCCGGAAACTCTCTGGATCAGCAAATAA
- the hemW gene encoding radical SAM family heme chaperone HemW encodes MPGYPAMLIAPLLQGDGKEARNLLIYIHVPFCRSKCNYCAFPSQIFNQVTFAWYLKTLLAEIDLWGKRLRKPEIGTIYFGGGTPSLIPPFQLELVMDALRKNFTFTKAMEITIEANPDSVTNLSYFQTLLAMGVNRLSLGFQSLEDQTLRSLGRPHNSRQAVEAFQLARQAGFTNISIDMIWGLPKQKLKSWMEQLKAVVKLKPEHMSCYGLSIEEGTPFERMQKDVDLELPPDSEQAKMFIYGAEYLESMRYIQYEISNFARMGFVSRHNQGYWDRLDYLGMGPSAVSTLGSRRFTNPEFMDAYDAAVRGKFLGEDYEELTPEVRAEELVMLSLRTARGLKLLEHKKLTGRDLIAEKKGIITALHKNGLIKMSAGFLRLTKNGMLVSNSIIQSLAFD; translated from the coding sequence ATGCCGGGTTATCCAGCTATGTTGATTGCACCCCTGCTTCAGGGTGACGGTAAGGAAGCCAGAAATCTTCTGATATATATCCATGTACCGTTTTGCCGCAGCAAATGTAATTACTGTGCTTTTCCTTCCCAGATTTTTAATCAGGTTACCTTTGCCTGGTATCTTAAAACTCTGCTCGCTGAAATTGATCTCTGGGGTAAGAGGCTGCGCAAACCGGAGATAGGAACAATTTATTTCGGCGGCGGGACTCCGAGTCTTATTCCTCCGTTTCAGCTTGAACTGGTAATGGATGCCCTCAGGAAAAATTTTACTTTTACCAAAGCGATGGAAATAACCATCGAAGCCAATCCCGATTCTGTCACTAATTTAAGCTATTTTCAGACATTGCTCGCTATGGGAGTCAACAGGCTGAGTCTGGGGTTTCAGAGCCTTGAGGATCAGACTCTGCGTTCTCTGGGACGCCCGCATAACAGCAGACAGGCTGTTGAAGCTTTTCAGCTTGCCCGGCAGGCCGGTTTTACGAACATCAGCATTGATATGATCTGGGGACTGCCCAAACAAAAGCTGAAATCGTGGATGGAGCAGCTTAAAGCTGTGGTGAAACTCAAGCCTGAACATATGTCCTGCTATGGCTTAAGCATTGAAGAAGGGACTCCGTTTGAACGGATGCAAAAGGATGTTGATCTTGAACTGCCGCCGGACAGTGAACAGGCTAAAATGTTTATTTACGGGGCCGAATATCTGGAATCAATGAGGTACATTCAGTACGAAATATCCAATTTTGCCCGCATGGGATTCGTTTCCAGACATAATCAGGGCTACTGGGACAGGCTTGATTATCTGGGGATGGGGCCTTCCGCAGTATCAACTTTAGGAAGTCGCCGGTTTACCAATCCAGAATTTATGGATGCCTATGACGCAGCGGTGCGTGGCAAGTTTCTTGGTGAGGATTATGAAGAGCTTACCCCTGAAGTAAGAGCGGAGGAGCTGGTTATGCTCAGCCTAAGAACTGCACGGGGGCTTAAATTGCTGGAGCATAAGAAATTAACCGGGAGAGATCTCATCGCAGAGAAAAAAGGCATCATAACCGCCCTGCACAAAAACGGGCTGATAAAGATGAGTGCCGGATTTTTACGTTTAACCAAAAATGGAATGCTTGTTTCAAATTCAATAATTCAGTCGCTGGCTTTTGATTGA